The Lasioglossum baleicum chromosome 12, iyLasBale1, whole genome shotgun sequence genome includes a region encoding these proteins:
- the LOC143214157 gene encoding RCC1-like G exchanging factor-like protein has translation MLNVMKTCIKKSARKRSESIRLNKPENKKSILKELPVFQYPVSDPGTHRVYVWGLAAHGALGILKRSLDMKGFYYVAQPKRLLFGEKHNVTNITCGYGFTAFAVSSKDENILYGSGINTDSQLGFNNLDRKFPNDLIIDPRPIILPLKESSSRVIDIAAGRAHLLVLTNEGLFTLGNNAYGQCGRPIISNEEYNKSKVVHHISDIKGKRIKAVTAGQDHSILLTESGEVYTFGWGADGQTGLAHYQNEYRPTLVKGDLAGQHIIKVACIADCVLALSDKGKVFGWGNSEYGQLFTTGDNQQINIATELNRLEQLGRITDIASGGCFCMALNDAGDVYVWGYGILGFGPEIKNISQPTQIPSILFGKNAYEKNTKVIKIFCGMSHLAALTNIGDLYMWGCNKFGSLGLGHIKDQCFPLKVTVGAQVKKVACGIDHTVTLCKPFI, from the exons ATGTTGAATGTGATGAAAACCTGTATCAAAAAGTCTGCGCGAAAACGCAGCGAAAGCATACGTTTGAATAAACCGGAGAACAAAAAGTCTATTTTAAAAGAACTTCCAG TGTTTCAGTATCCTGTTAGCGATCCAGGAACTCACAGAGTATATGTTTGGGGTTTAGCGGCACACGGAGCTCTTGGAATACTAAAACGATCATTAGATATGAAAGGTTTTTATTATGTGGCACAGCCAAAACGATTACTTTTTGGAGAAAAACACAATGTGACAAATATAACTTGTGGTTATGGTTTTACCGCTTTTGCCGTATCTTCCAaagatgaaaatattttatatggaAGTGGAATAAACACGGACTCCCAGCTCG GTTTCAATAATCTGGACAGAAAGTTTCCTAACGATTTAATAATCGACCCAAGACCCATTATATTGCCACTCAAAGAATCTTCGAGTAGAGTTATAGATATTGCTGCTGGAAGAGCACACTTGTTGGTACTAACGAATGAAGGCTTGTTTACATTAGGAAATAATGCCTATGGACAGTGTGGTAGACCTATAATATCGAACGAAGAGTATAATAAAAGTAAAGTAGTTCATCATATATCTGATATCAAGGGCAAAAGAATAAAAGCTGTTACAGCTGGTCAAGACCACAG TATACTCTTAACAGAATCCGGTGAAGTATATACTTTTGGTTGGGGTGCGGATGGACAGACCGGCTTGGCGCATTACCAAAATGAGTATAGACCGACTTTGGTGAAGGGAGATTTGGCTGGACAGCATATTATAAAAGTTGCTTGCATAGCAGATTGTGTATTAGCACTCAGCG ATAAAGGAAAAGTGTTTGGCTGGGGTAACTCCGAGTATGGACAATTATTTACTACCGGTGATAATCAGCAAATAAACATTGCCACAGAATTGAACAGATTGGAACAATTGGGTCGCATTACCGATATAGCAAGCGGCGGTTGTTTTTGCATGGCTTTAAATG ATGCAGGAGATGTTTACGTATGGGGATATGGTATTCTTGGTTTTGGAcctgaaattaaaaacatttCGCAACCCACACAAATTCCATCTATTTTATTTGGTAAAAACGCATATGAAAAAAATACGAAA gtaattaaaatattttgcgGTATGAGTCATCTAGCAGCCTTAACTAATATAGGTGATTTGTATATGTGGGGTTGTAATAAGTTTGGATCTCTAGGATTGGGGCACATTAAAGATCAATGTTTTCCATTAAAG GTAACTGTTGGAGCGCAAGTAAAGAAAGTTGCATGCGGAATAGATCATACAGTTACGCTCTGTAAACCTTTTATTTAA
- the LOC143214152 gene encoding uncharacterized protein LOC143214152 — MADNVHRKSHKLSDGSSRKTSNTVHRTTTETIRLGEPEKLYQPVSLTSSSNVTASNQCRKKTSSFQITSVTVGCRMSNDAGEDSNDDLDESHTEDNSVEHSRITDIDIETPSYSEDTFSKEDVFFNTSNAALSTAPVIPTSSQYGLAIVPSEGSNVINSVNDSNINTLDITSVTDNNIINLLSSNAKQDADLREVHSHGRNERFKVVKIESTEPFKRGRWTCMDYLDHTSVNQPTAISTPKVSDPNEVCISYGVTDSGIVIPDSSKQSVISEEKGIGIDSNGQVSTHQDVHASIGVPNNPATVTNANYAVSNSIPPNAQHNPTQVQTQQKVQAPTQIPPYFQSTTQQLTSQSQQQQQQQQQQQQGGQGSTLPSNLQPAHPNNLTQPQSMPQGSIPIITQTGNNNVTAQQNIAHSKEDTYVTVSTQNQSMPVQTVCQPSVQQPPVPTSQAPNILVTQQQQQQHAPPPQQQQQQQQQQPPQPLQTQISESLTAIQGMQSIQNIHKVPQTGAQQTSSTIHAPGAPVQSQVIPPTQMQPQTSGSNAQVQMAQVSASCQNVVGGLQQGSMTFHQSDPEQDSIAGIVTASTTQSADTALLESLTEVTQGSDEHHTLEDNESMSGTSAVAIDNKIEQAMDLVKSHLMFAVREEVEVLKEKIAELMDRINQLEAENSILKAHATPETLAQLSQSNAKLPQNSSGNGQ; from the exons ATGGCAGATAATGTACACAGAAAATCGCATAAGCTGTCGGATGGTAGTAGTAGAAAGACGTCGAACACAGTGCACCGTACCACCACCGAGACGATTCGGTTAGGAGAGCCAGAGAAACTGTACCAGCCGGTTAGTTTGACCAGCTCCAGCAACGTGACGGCCAGTAATCAGTGTCGGAAAAAGACATCGTCCTTCCAAATAACAAGCGTTACCGTCGGTTGTCGTATGAGCAACGATGCTGGCGAAGATTCGAACGATGATCTGGACGAATCCCATACAGAGGACAATTCCGTGGAACACTCGCGTATCACCGATATCGACATCGAAACGCCTAGTTACTCCGAAGATACCTTTTCCAAAGAGGATGTATTCTTCAATACAAGTAACGCTGCTCTCAGCACAGCTCCGGTGATTCCTACCAGTTCTCAATATGGTCTGGCGATCGTACCATCGGAGGGGAGCAATGTTATTAATTCGGTAAACGACAGCAATATTAATACTCTGGATATTACGTCTGTTACCGACAATAATATTATCAACTTACTGTCAAGTAACGCTAAACAAGATGCCGACCTGCGCGAAGTACATTCGCACGGTAGAAACGAGCGGTTCAAAGTGGTTAAAATTGAAAGCACCGAACCTTTCAAAAGAGGCAGATGGACTTGTATGGATTATTTAGACCACACGTCAGTCAATCAACCAACCGCGATCAGTACTCCTAAAGTGTCAGATCCGAACGAGGTATGCATATCTTACGGGGTTACGGATAGTGGAATCGTGATACCAGATTCTTCCAAGCAATCCGTCATATCTGAGGAGAAAGGTATAGGCATAGATTCTAATGGACAAGTATCCACCCATCAGGATGTGCATGCATCGATCGGCGTACCAAATAATCCTGCAACTGTTACGAACGCTAATTACGCAGTAAGCAATTCTATTCCTCCAAATGCTCAGCATAATCCGACGCAAGTTCAAACTCAGCAAAAGGTTCAAGCCCCGACGCAAATTCCCCCATATTTCCAATCTACCACTCAGCAGTTGACCTCTCAGtcgcaacaacagcaacagcaacaacaacagcaacaacaaggAGGGCAGGGATCAACATTACCATCTAATCTGCAACCTGCCCATCCGAATAATTTGACTCAACCTCAAAGTATGCCCCAAGGGTCTATTCCTATCATAACACAGACTGGTAATAACAATGTGACAGCTCAGCAAAATATAGCTCATTCTAAAGAAGATACATATGTGACAGTGAGTACGCAGAATCAGTCGATGCCAGTCCAAACAGTTTGTCAGCCATCTGTTCAACAACCACCAGTTCCAACGTCTCAGGCTCCAAACATTCTGGTTAcccaacagcagcagcaacagcacgCGCCTCCTCctcagcaacaacagcagcagcaacaacaacagcctCCTCAACCACTGCAAACACAAATTTCTGAATCGTTGACTGCCATACAGGGAATGCAGAGCATCCAGAATATTCATAAAGTTCCTCAAACTGGTGCACAGCAAACTTCTTCGACTATACACGCTCCCGGAGCACCGGTACAATCGCAAGTGATACCTCCAACTCAAATGCAACCCCAAACGTCTGGTAGCAATGCTCAAGTGCAAATGGCGCAAGTGTCGGCTAGTTGCCAAAACGTTGTAGGTGGTTTGCAACAAGGAAGCATGACGTTTCATCAGTCAGACCCGGAGCAGGACTCCATCGCAGGCATAGTAACTGCATCTACAACTCAGTCGGCTGATACCGCGCTTCTAGAATCTTTAACCGAAGTTACGCAAGGCAGTGATGAACATCATACCCTCGAAGATAACGAAAG CATGTCGGGGACTAGTGCTGTAGCAATTGATAACAAGATTGAGCAAGCCATG GATCTTGTTAAGAGTCATTTAATGTTTGCTGTACGAGAAGAAGTCGAAGTACTCAAGGAAAAAATAGCAGAACTTATGGATCGCATCAATCAATTGGAAGCTGAAAATTCAATTCTAAAAGCTCACGCAACTCCAGAAACGTTAGCTCAATTGAGCCAATCCAATGCAAAATTACCCCAAAACAGTTCAGGAAACGGTCAATAG